A stretch of Carnobacterium iners DNA encodes these proteins:
- a CDS encoding aromatic acid exporter family protein, whose protein sequence is MTVSLRAIKITFATTIAILLAQAFQLEYSTSAGIIAILSVLETKKSSVNIALQRVGSTILALSVATVLFQLVGFSTLVFGLYLLIYIPLAYKLNVEVGIAPCSVLVSHLLLEQSTSIGWLTNEFLLMIIGTGIAVLFNLYMPSKESQLNQLKDEIEEKMKKVLVGFDSILSDYTTNEKVESLLKELYIDLKNAEKIAYTEYNNQLFSPNEDYMIQYFDMRQQQVKVLAEMSLDLSVCFLPTKQNSVLANLFHQTANQLHERNPVVDLTKDIESLLNDFRNSDLPTTREEFENRATLFILLTDFTRFIKIKKKFFEQQEE, encoded by the coding sequence ATGACTGTCTCTTTACGAGCAATAAAAATAACGTTCGCAACAACTATTGCTATTTTACTTGCTCAGGCCTTTCAACTAGAATACAGTACTTCAGCAGGAATTATCGCTATTTTGAGTGTTTTAGAAACTAAAAAATCATCCGTCAATATTGCTCTTCAAAGAGTAGGCTCTACTATCTTAGCATTAAGCGTAGCAACCGTATTATTTCAATTGGTTGGATTTAGTACTCTTGTATTTGGATTGTATCTCCTAATCTATATTCCTTTAGCCTATAAATTAAATGTAGAGGTAGGAATTGCACCCTGTTCCGTGCTTGTTTCTCATTTATTGCTGGAACAAAGCACTTCAATTGGATGGCTTACAAATGAATTTTTACTCATGATTATTGGTACAGGAATCGCTGTTTTATTTAATTTGTATATGCCTTCAAAAGAATCCCAATTAAACCAATTAAAAGATGAAATTGAAGAGAAAATGAAAAAAGTTCTCGTTGGTTTTGATTCGATTTTAAGCGATTATACGACAAATGAAAAAGTTGAATCTTTATTAAAAGAGCTTTATATCGATTTAAAAAACGCAGAAAAGATAGCCTACACGGAGTATAACAACCAATTGTTTAGCCCAAATGAGGATTATATGATTCAGTACTTTGATATGCGCCAACAACAAGTTAAAGTCCTCGCAGAGATGTCACTGGACCTAAGCGTTTGCTTTTTACCAACTAAGCAAAATAGTGTTTTAGCAAATTTATTTCATCAAACAGCCAATCAGCTGCATGAACGCAATCCAGTTGTCGACTTAACAAAAGACATTGAATCCTTATTAAATGACTTTAGAAATAGCGATTTACCTACAACAAGAGAAGAATTTGAAAATCGCGCAACCTTATTTATACTTTTAACTGATTTCACAAGATTTATTAAAATTAAGAAAAAGTTTTTTGAACAGCAAGAAGAATAA
- a CDS encoding deoxynucleoside kinase produces the protein MVCLAGMIGIGKTSATKLLGERLGGTVFYEKVDDNEILPLFYTASEEEQELKRYPFLLQLEFLNSRFQIIKEAVKHENSIIDRSIFEDWYFAKINHDLGRISDTEFSIYEKLLDNMMNEVDEIPQKAPDLMVYMRASFETILDRIGKRGREFEQDKNLYNYYYALWKDYDDWVFNHYDRSAILVIDMDHMDIVNTPEDANIFVEKVQNKLAEVKID, from the coding sequence ATGGTTTGTCTAGCCGGAATGATAGGAATAGGTAAAACAAGTGCAACAAAGTTATTAGGAGAGCGTCTAGGAGGAACAGTCTTTTATGAAAAAGTTGATGATAATGAAATTTTACCTTTATTTTATACAGCAAGTGAAGAAGAGCAAGAGCTTAAACGCTACCCATTCTTACTGCAATTGGAATTTTTAAATAGTCGCTTTCAAATTATAAAAGAAGCGGTCAAGCATGAAAACAGTATAATAGATCGTTCTATTTTTGAGGATTGGTATTTTGCAAAGATAAACCATGATTTGGGACGGATTTCAGATACAGAGTTTAGTATTTATGAAAAATTACTGGATAATATGATGAATGAAGTTGACGAGATTCCTCAAAAAGCGCCAGATCTTATGGTATACATGAGAGCTTCATTTGAAACTATTTTAGATCGTATCGGAAAACGCGGACGAGAATTTGAACAAGATAAAAATCTATACAATTATTACTACGCCTTGTGGAAAGACTATGATGACTGGGTATTCAACCATTATGATAGATCAGCAATTTTAGTCATAGATATGGACCACATGGATATTGTAAATACTCCTGAAGATGCCAATATATTTGTAGAAAAAGTCCAAAATAAACTAGCAGAAGTGAAAATTGATTAA
- the uppS gene encoding polyprenyl diphosphate synthase has protein sequence MKTFKRLPRHIGVIPDGNRRWASSRGMQKQDGYEHGVGPGLELYEACLKLGVEEMTFYGFTMDNVKRPSIQARAFQKACVDSVRELQKRDADLLVIGNTDSKLFPEELKPYTTRTRFGEGKMKVNFLVNYGWDWDLNQALQDKETLVSENVASHIASKDISRIDLIIRWGGQRRLSGLLPIQSVYSDFYVLDQYWPDYEEKQLFEALRWYQKQDVTLGG, from the coding sequence ATGAAAACATTTAAACGACTACCAAGGCATATTGGAGTTATTCCCGACGGCAATCGACGATGGGCATCTTCTCGAGGCATGCAAAAACAGGATGGATACGAACACGGCGTCGGACCTGGACTTGAACTTTATGAGGCCTGTTTAAAACTAGGCGTTGAAGAGATGACCTTCTATGGCTTTACGATGGATAATGTCAAGCGTCCCTCTATACAGGCTCGTGCATTCCAAAAGGCTTGCGTAGATTCTGTTCGAGAACTACAAAAGCGTGATGCAGATTTGCTAGTGATAGGAAACACAGACTCCAAACTTTTTCCAGAAGAGCTGAAGCCCTATACAACCCGAACTCGTTTTGGTGAGGGAAAAATGAAAGTAAACTTCTTAGTCAACTATGGATGGGATTGGGATTTAAACCAGGCTTTACAAGACAAAGAAACTCTCGTCAGTGAAAATGTAGCAAGTCATATTGCTTCAAAAGATATTTCGCGTATTGATTTGATTATACGCTGGGGAGGCCAGCGTCGGTTGAGCGGATTATTGCCAATTCAATCAGTTTACTCTGATTTTTATGTTTTAGATCAATATTGGCCAGACTACGAAGAAAAGCAATTGTTTGAAGCGCTCCGTTGGTACCAGAAACAAGATGTTACTTTAGGTGGATGA
- a CDS encoding GGDEF domain-containing protein, whose amino-acid sequence MEQNFTYSENNIIGLIILLVIFMNIKSHHNKMRLDKKLYLTLIISTALIMILNIIMNYVNDRTGYLFREINSITTMIYFILNPLPYIAWSLYVDFFIHKDIKRSRKIRLFVVIPAIISVLLCILSIYNKKVFYITEDNVYQRGELFWLNAALYYSYSVGTYTQIISKRKNVRKKDYYSLLTFAVIPVMAGILQTIDTSKSYLWLGISISALIIFLNIQNGEINEDYLTGVYNRRQLDLYLKNSIRELKPDELLRMIMIDLNDFKEINDNYGHIEGDQVLKYIASILIDSFRSGDFISRYAGDEFVVIMKLESKKNKDEMINKFRKNLREFNETGTRPYKISISLGYATYLPALKMTADEFISHTDKRMYKDKRLHRDKREVKETLL is encoded by the coding sequence ATGGAACAAAATTTTACGTATTCAGAAAATAATATAATAGGCCTAATTATACTTTTAGTAATTTTTATGAATATTAAATCACATCATAATAAAATGAGACTTGATAAAAAATTATATTTAACGCTTATTATTTCAACAGCGCTAATAATGATATTAAATATTATTATGAATTATGTTAATGATAGAACAGGATATCTCTTTAGAGAGATAAACAGTATAACGACTATGATTTATTTCATATTAAACCCACTTCCGTATATTGCTTGGTCACTTTATGTTGATTTTTTTATTCATAAGGATATAAAAAGAAGTAGAAAAATAAGACTATTTGTTGTGATACCGGCGATAATAAGTGTTTTATTGTGTATCCTTAGTATTTATAATAAAAAAGTATTTTATATAACCGAAGATAATGTATATCAGCGCGGGGAGTTGTTTTGGTTAAATGCAGCACTGTACTATTCTTATAGCGTAGGTACATATACACAAATTATTAGTAAAAGAAAAAACGTCAGAAAAAAAGATTATTATTCTCTACTGACATTTGCAGTTATTCCTGTGATGGCAGGTATACTACAAACAATCGATACGAGTAAATCTTACCTTTGGCTAGGCATATCTATATCTGCACTTATCATTTTTTTAAATATACAAAATGGAGAGATAAACGAAGACTACCTAACAGGGGTTTATAACAGAAGACAGCTGGATCTCTATTTAAAAAATTCAATAAGAGAATTGAAACCGGATGAGTTATTAAGAATGATTATGATAGATCTTAATGACTTCAAGGAGATAAATGATAACTATGGACACATAGAAGGGGATCAAGTTCTAAAATATATAGCTAGTATACTAATAGATAGTTTTAGATCAGGAGATTTTATATCAAGGTATGCTGGAGATGAATTTGTTGTTATTATGAAATTAGAAAGCAAAAAGAATAAAGATGAAATGATAAATAAGTTTAGAAAAAATCTGAGAGAGTTTAACGAAACGGGAACAAGACCTTATAAAATAAGTATTAGCTTAGGCTATGCTACTTACCTTCCAGCATTAAAAATGACTGCAGACGAATTTATAAGTCATACAGATAAACGTATGTATAAAGATAAACGTTTACACAGAGATAAAAGAGAAGTCAAAGAGACACTTTTATAA